TTTTTGCTGCCTTCATGGAGGGGGCGGTGGCAAGGTTCTTCACCGGCTGGAGCATGCCCCACCTCTATCCATGGAATATCCTGATCCAGCTTTTCATCGCCCTTCCGTTCGTATCCGCGTTTGCCGCCTGGGTTCCGGCGCGCCAGGCGGCACGGCTGAAGATAACCGAGGCAATCGAGTACGAATGACCCTTTCTCCCCCTTAAGAAAGGGGGCTGTGGGGATTTTTCTGCGATAGTATAAATCCCCCTGAATCTCCCTTTCCTAAAGGGGGACTTGGTCCGGCGGCAGTTTGCGAACATCGGCAAAACCTGTGGATAAGGAGGTACACATTGGCGGAAATAGCGATAAAAATAGGCGGAGTCCTCTCCGCCCTGGTCGGCATCGGTCACTGTTTTTTCTACCGTGGTTTCGGCTGGCAGGAAGATTTCGAGAAAACCCGATTGCTGACTGCCCAGGTGCTTTACACAATCCATCTGTTTCTTATCCCCATGTTTTTGTTCTTTGCCTACGCTTCCCTCTTCCATACGAGTGAACTGGCTGGAGGAAGCCCGCTCGGTATTGCCGTCAGCACCTTCTACGCACTTTTCTGGTTTTTTAGGCTTTTCTGGCAGATGGTCTATTTCAAGCCGGCCCAGATAACCGGATTCGAGAAGCTCTTGCCGTTGCATTACTTTCTGATGGTCTGCTTCGTTGCTTTAACCGCGGCCTATGCTCTTCCGCTAGTATGGCAGCGGTGATGATACAAGGGAAATTCGGCTGAAGTTCCCTTTCCCTGTCGGTTTGCCAAATATCAGCTATGGAGACAGTCATGCACAAAAAAAACGGATTATCGATTACAACTGCGGCATTGTTGCTCTTAGTCTTCACCACCACCCTGGCCCTGGCGGCACCCGATGCCCGGGCACTGCTCAAAGAGTCTGAGGCCCGCCACCGGACGAAGACCCAGCAGTATTCCGGCAATCTTGCCGTGGTCAACAAGGATGGCAAAGTCCGCAAAAAGGGCTGGAAAAGTTACCGGCAGGGCTACGCCGGTGACGCCAAGACCCTGACCCGGTTCACCGAACCGCCGGAGGTGAAGGGGGTCGGCTTCCTCTCCATCTCCCGCCCCGCCGGACAGAATGCCGACCAGTGGCTCTATCTCCCCTCCATGAAACGGGAACGGCGCATTGCCGCCCAGGATCGGGATGCGTCATTCGTCGGTACCGATTTCAACTACGAGGACATGGAGGAGTTCGACCACGAAAAGCACAAAGTGGCCATGCAAGGAGAACAGACCGTGGATGGGCAGCTTTGCTATGTGATTACGGCGATTCCACTGGAAAGCGCCGGCAAGTCGGTCTACGAGAAGAAGACCCTTTACCTGCGCAAAGATATCCTCTACCTGTTGCGTATGGACCTTTACCGGAAAGGTGACAAGCAGCCCGGCAAGATATTCAGCCTTTCCGACCTGCAGAATGTGGAGGGGCACTGGGTCGCCAAGAAATGGGAAATGAGCGACCTGAAAAAGGGGAGCAAGACGACGGTGATCTTGAAGGATGTGACCTTCGACAAGCCCCAGCCGGCAAACCGCTTTACATTGCAGAACCTGAACCGTGAAGGTGGCGATTGAACCATGTTTGCCTTTCCCTTTGCCTGATCCTGCTGCTCGTCTGTCCTTATTCAGCTGAAGCGGCGGAATATTCAGGCTATGCCGAGATCAAGGGATTCCTCTATCCCGAACGGACCCACGGCCACAGTCCGTCGGTGGTGGGCTGGGGGACGCTGTTCAACAAGGTGGAGCAGCGGCTGGGGGAGGCTCAGCTGACCGGATCCCTGCGGGGGGAGTGGCTTTCCACCGATGATCGGGGAGGGCGCCTGTTCGATCCGATCGACCGGCACATCCGCCGCCCGCCTTTGTCGGTGCAGGATTTGTGGCTGCGCTTGCCCCTGTCGCCTGACGTGGATCTGCAACTGGGGCGCTTTCAGTTGGGGTGGGGCA
This region of Geotalea daltonii FRC-32 genomic DNA includes:
- a CDS encoding outer membrane lipoprotein-sorting protein, producing the protein MHKKNGLSITTAALLLLVFTTTLALAAPDARALLKESEARHRTKTQQYSGNLAVVNKDGKVRKKGWKSYRQGYAGDAKTLTRFTEPPEVKGVGFLSISRPAGQNADQWLYLPSMKRERRIAAQDRDASFVGTDFNYEDMEEFDHEKHKVAMQGEQTVDGQLCYVITAIPLESAGKSVYEKKTLYLRKDILYLLRMDLYRKGDKQPGKIFSLSDLQNVEGHWVAKKWEMSDLKKGSKTTVILKDVTFDKPQPANRFTLQNLNREGGD